The Arthrobacter burdickii genomic interval CGGCCGGCTCCAGCAGCTCAAGCCGACCCTGCTCGCGTAAGGCCCTGCAGGAACCAGTCCCGCAGCGCTCTCCAGAAGCTCCCGTCGTCCCTGGACGACGGGAGCTTCTGTGCTCCCGGACCGCCTCCCCGCCCTGCAGGATGCAGGGACGGCGGAAGCCGGCGGAGTGGACGCCTCGCGGTTCAGCGTGCGGCCGAGGCCAGCTCGAAGATCCGTGCGCGGCGCTGCGTGGCTTCCTCGAGCAGGACGCGCTCCTGCCCGGCGTAGTCGGCGTCGCGCCGCCCGCCCAGCAGGCGCTGCCGCGTGTAGGCGATGCGCGCCCCGGTGCGGATGAATTCGCGCATGTCCTGCTTCGCCCCGACGGACTGCGCCCAGGCGAGCGCCTGTGAGCGCCCCGGGCGCGTCGCCAGCATCCTCACCTCCTCCGGCGTGAACCAGCCGGCGCGGGCGTAGTCGCCGAGGCGCGCCTCCGTCAGGCGCCGCTCGGACCGGCGAAGAACCACCACCGAGATCACGGCGACGATGAACAGCGGCACCTGGACCACGAGGTAGAACAGGAGGAAGTTGTGGAACAGCACGAGGGTACCGCCGTTCCAGAGCATGTGCCCCGCCATCGCGGGGATCAGTCCGAGGACGAACGCCGTCAGGATACGGGCGTTGCCCCCTCCTCGGCTGAGTGCGAAGCCGAGGACGAACCCGAGGAGGGACGTGAACATGACGTGCGCGAAGGGGGAGAACAGGCCGCGCAGGATGAATACGCTGACCAGGGCGCCCGCGGTGCCGGACTCCCTGACGGCCGATCCGAAGTACAGGATGTTCTCGGTGAAGGCGAAGCCCGCCGCGACCGTCCCCGCATAGACGATGCCGTCCACGGGGCCGTCGAAGTGGCTGCGGCGCGTGTAGACCAGGATGAGGACGCCGAGGCCCTTGGCGAACTCCTCGACGAGCGGCGCCTGCAGGACCGGGCCGATGACCTCCGGCGAGGTCGTCTCCAGCGCGGTCCCGAGGAGTTCCACGACGTAGGTGCCGAGCAGCAGGGCCACGACGACCGAGGCGCCGGCGCCCCAGAGGAACGCGAACAGCAGGGCACCGCGGGGTTCGGGGTCCCACCTGTCGATCCAGCGCAGGCCGAGCAGGCAGATGCCGAGGGGCACGAGGGCGAGGATGCCGCAGAGCACGAACGCGGACGGACCCAGGGACAGCGAGAGCAGGAGGAGGACGCCTGCGACGACGAGGGCCGCGACGATCACGAGCAGGACGTTCAGGACGCCGTGGCGGCGCGGCGGCGGCTGGTT includes:
- a CDS encoding PrsW family intramembrane metalloprotease — encoded protein: MAINNHGAGAGGPQWNEARGSGRHDTSFSPHPGWWGDTTVRQHRPAPTPTGGHPFRPVWNQPPPRRHGVLNVLLVIVAALVVAGVLLLLSLSLGPSAFVLCGILALVPLGICLLGLRWIDRWDPEPRGALLFAFLWGAGASVVVALLLGTYVVELLGTALETTSPEVIGPVLQAPLVEEFAKGLGVLILVYTRRSHFDGPVDGIVYAGTVAAGFAFTENILYFGSAVRESGTAGALVSVFILRGLFSPFAHVMFTSLLGFVLGFALSRGGGNARILTAFVLGLIPAMAGHMLWNGGTLVLFHNFLLFYLVVQVPLFIVAVISVVVLRRSERRLTEARLGDYARAGWFTPEEVRMLATRPGRSQALAWAQSVGAKQDMREFIRTGARIAYTRQRLLGGRRDADYAGQERVLLEEATQRRARIFELASAAR